The proteins below come from a single Elgaria multicarinata webbii isolate HBS135686 ecotype San Diego chromosome 11, rElgMul1.1.pri, whole genome shotgun sequence genomic window:
- the LOC134405634 gene encoding dickkopf-like protein 1, translated as MLLLPLVWGLWCLTALEQGGPASAAFLPPSVERLFQEFNNIFEQSQEALEPSVDINHLPSNYHNEEKQRRKVGNATVYSHREISKVTDNRTGDMVFSDKTVTSIEQGEVHPDEEKETKPVASQEEKSPEADRPSPGLRFINLGLPQPRPRLTFLIFRLPQHLKSEEMPEPNLVKEEPVSDRRHRLLAIRNGLLTAPHPIKKKALTLNCTFVPRKHRFFFLWWKKI; from the exons ATGCTGCTCCTGCCGCTGGTATGGGGATTATGGTGCCTGACTGCTCTGGAGCAGGGGGGCCCTGCATCTGCTGCCTTTCTTCCCCCCAGCGTGGAGAGACTCTTCCAGGAGTTTAACAACATCTTCGAGCAAAGTCAG GAAGCGCTGGAGCCCTCGGTGGACATCAACCATCTGCCCTCCAACTACCACAACGAGGAGAAGCAACGACGGAAAGTGGGGAATGCCACTGTGTACAGCCACCGTGAAATCAGCAAA GTGACCGATAACCGTACAGGCGATATGGTGTTTTCAGATAAAACTGTGACCTCTATCGAACAGGGAGAAGTCCACCCAGATGAGGAGAAG GAGACAAAGCCGGTGGCTAGTCAGGAAGAAAAAAGTCCCGAGGCAGACAGGCCGAGCCCTGGGCTCAGATTCATCAACTTGGGTCTCCCCCAGCCTCGGCCTCGGCTGACTTTTCTAATCTTTCGTTTGCCCCAGCATCTTAAGAGTGAGGAGATGCCTGAACCCAACTTGGTGAAGGAAGAGCCAGTCAGTGATAGGAGGCACAGGTTGCTGGCCATTAGGAACGGGCTTCTAACGGCCCCCCATCCCATCAAGAAGAAGGCCCTCACTTTGAACTGCACATTTGTACCACGGAAGCACCGCTTCTTTTTCCTATGGTGGAAGAAAATATAA